One Deinococcus sp. YIM 134068 genomic region harbors:
- a CDS encoding siderophore-interacting protein translates to MTPRVTRHGPHPVRRRLLEVRRVTDLTPHLRRVTLTGDLDGFRSEGADDHVKLFFPTPGATAEALLAGEEGAVLARRDYTPRRFDPGAGELDIEFALHGDGPGSTWAAHARPGDPLLLGGPRGSTVVTYDFDAYLLAGDEAAQPAVSRRLEELPPGARALVFLEVDGPEGEVPLSTQADARITWLHRSGAAPGTTDLLERALREVRLPGGDVFVWVGCESAAAGRIRQHLLEERGLNREWVRVAGYWKRGVPGHEEPKG, encoded by the coding sequence ATGACCCCCAGAGTGACCCGCCACGGCCCCCATCCCGTTCGTCGCCGCCTGCTCGAAGTGCGGCGCGTCACCGACCTCACTCCCCACCTGCGGCGCGTGACGCTGACCGGGGACCTGGACGGCTTCCGCAGCGAGGGGGCCGACGATCACGTCAAGCTGTTCTTTCCAACACCCGGTGCCACGGCTGAGGCCCTGCTCGCCGGGGAGGAGGGGGCCGTCCTCGCCCGGCGCGACTACACGCCCCGCCGCTTCGACCCCGGCGCGGGGGAACTCGACATCGAGTTCGCGCTGCACGGCGACGGCCCTGGGAGCACCTGGGCGGCCCACGCCCGGCCCGGCGACCCCCTCCTGCTGGGCGGGCCGCGCGGCTCCACGGTCGTGACCTACGACTTCGACGCCTACCTGCTCGCCGGGGACGAGGCGGCGCAACCCGCCGTCAGCCGCCGCCTGGAGGAGCTGCCGCCGGGAGCACGCGCCCTGGTATTTCTGGAGGTGGACGGCCCCGAGGGCGAGGTGCCGCTGAGCACGCAGGCCGACGCCCGGATCACCTGGCTGCACCGGTCGGGAGCCGCGCCGGGCACCACGGACCTGCTGGAGCGTGCGCTCCGGGAGGTCAGGTTGCCGGGGGGCGACGTGTTCGTCTGGGTGGGGTGCGAGAGCGCGGCGGCGGGGCGTATCCGCCAGCATCTGCTGGAGGAGCGCGGGCTGAACCGCGAGTGGGTGCGCGTGGCCGGGTACTGGAAGCGCGGCGTCCCCGGCCACGAGGAACCCAAAGGCTGA